The following proteins come from a genomic window of Salvia hispanica cultivar TCC Black 2014 unplaced genomic scaffold, UniMelb_Shisp_WGS_1.0 HiC_scaffold_63, whole genome shotgun sequence:
- the LOC125199685 gene encoding receptor-like protein 33 — protein sequence MRDEAKHKVKSFGDLNVDDIQYEIALEMIVTLKGQDQLWNRLLETFKTIDMSSNRFFGNIPPSIGNLKNLRYLNLSHNSFIGHIPSSLGNMSQLELLDLSTNKLDGEIPSELTRLTFLAKLNLLMNNLTGNISQSTSSPHLIIMHILETWGCVDFRG from the coding sequence ATGCGAGATGAGGCAAAGCACAAAGTTAAGTCATTTGGGGATCTAAATGTGGACGATATCCAATATGAAATAGCTTTGGAAATGATAGTCACCTTGAAAGGCCAGGATCAGTTATGGAATAGACTATTGGAAACCTTCAAAACCATTGACATGTCCTCCAATAGATTCTTTGGGAATATTCCACCTTCCATAGGAAATCTCAAGAATCTCAGATACTTGAACCTGTCCCACAATAGCTTCATAGGACATATACCATCATCTCTTGGAAATATGAGCCAACTTGAATTGTTGGATTTGTCAACAAACAAACTGGATGGAGAAATTCCAAGTGAATTGACAAGGTTGACATTTCTTGCGAAATTAAACCTTTTAATGAACAATCTTACTGGGAATATATCGCAATCCACCAGTTCTCCACATTTGATAATAATGCATATATTGGAAACTTGGGGTTGTGTGGATTTCCGTGGATGA